The Huiozyma naganishii CBS 8797 chromosome 1, complete genome genome window below encodes:
- the KNAG0A00100 gene encoding uncharacterized protein (genes on this chromosome were renumbered due to a late revision in chromosome structure): MVTVKDGKGFGESGHNTLIITGLDNLVTPCNIVKKEATVIDTGTQRPCSAFVFNGLFSHVPEPETTTEVLGSTLAVEYVTSYSRIEKNGTCGFGSTVYSTTYSTSISVNPSSHISSSVSLSVSHSFRTSLVSSTSVASSRRHSSSRGVSSTPSVSGSSRSSANGESVRSSNPVTLSVVPLSPPVPLSWDTDRGTVTVPFLHQLEESLQLRNQKRKQGNHSTDRKQTHCLRRLRVPSRTPK, encoded by the coding sequence AAAGTGGGCACAACACTCTTATAATAACGGGCCTGGATAATTTGGTTACCCCTTGCAACATAGTGAAAAAAGAGGCCACCGTTATTGATACCGGAACGCAACGCCCATGTTCTGCTTTTGTGTTCAATGGCCTCTTCTCTCACGTCCCGGAACCGGAAACCACTACAGAAGTACTGGGAAGCACACTCGCTGTAGAATACGTCACCTCCTACTcaagaattgaaaagaacGGAACCTGCGGGTTTGGGAGCACGGTGTACTCGACGACCTACTCGACTTCTATTAGTGTGAATCCGTCTAGCCATATCTCCTCCAGTGTGAGCTTGTCTGTGTCCCATTCTTTCCGCACCTCGTTGGTGAGTAGTACCAGTGTTGCTTCTTCGAGACGCCACTCATCCAGCAGGGGTGTTTCAAGTACACCTTCAGTGTCCGGTTCTTCTCGTAGTTCCGCGAATGGTGAGTCTGTTAGATCGTCTAACCCTGTGACCTTGTCGGTGGTACCTCTTTCACCTCCAGTTCCACTAAGTTGGGACACAGATCGGGGTACAGTAACAGTACCGTTTCTGCATCAGCTGGAAGAGTCACTCCAACTGAGAAATCAAAAACGGAAACAGGGAAACCATTCGACAGATCGCAAACAGACGCACTGTTTAAGACGACTACGGGTACCCTCAAGAACACCAAAGTGA